A genomic window from Triticum urartu cultivar G1812 chromosome 7, Tu2.1, whole genome shotgun sequence includes:
- the LOC125520518 gene encoding protein trichome birefringence-like 21: MQKLQLASPTAVSVPALFLFVLFLLAARQQRSLLDTYRSGFASVSSSGSPRLEPGRPAVARVPKGCDIFRGEWVPDDGGEPYYTNRTCPLIQEHQNCMKYGRPDLGFLRWRWRPAQCELPRFDAAAFFDAVRGRSMAFVGDSLARNHMQSLMCLLSKLEYPKDISTTKNQEFRTLYYESYNFTISTFWSPFLVKANQSDADYGSGRLWNIYLDEPDDAWLPGVAGADYLVLSGANWFTRPSLFYESGRLVACHYCLVPGVPDLTLRHSQRVAFRTVLRAVTSHPGFNGTAIVRTVSPTHFEGGEWNKGGDCRRTRPYAANETRMAGLSLDFHTAQVEEFAQAEEAARRRGGGGARLVLMDTTAAMLLRPDGHPSRYGHWAHENVTLYKDCVHWCLPGPIDAWNEMLLQMVLP, encoded by the exons ATGCAGAAGCTCCAGCTCGCCAGCCCGACCGCGGTGTCCGTCCCGGCGCTcttcctcttcgtcctcttcctGCTCGCCGCGCGCCAGCAACGCTCGCTCCTCGACACCTACAGGTCCGGGTTCGCCTCCGTTTCCTCGTCGGGGTCGCCGCGGCTCGAGCCCGGGCGTCCTGCCGTCGCCCGGGTACCCAAGGGATGCGACATTTTCCGGGGCGAGTGGGTGCCGGATGACGGCGGCGAGCCGTACTACACGAACCGGACCTGCCCGCTGATCCAGGAGCACCAGAACTGCATGAAGTACGGCCGCCCCGACCTCGGCTTCCTTAGGTGGCGCTGGCGGCCGGCGCAGTGCGAGCTCCCCCGGTTCGACGCGGCGGCCTTCTTCGACGCCGTCAGGGGCCGCTCCATGGCCTTCGTCGGGGACTCGCTCGCCAGGAACCACATGCAGTCCCTCATGTGCCTCTTGTCCAAG CTGGAGTACCCCAAAGACATTTCCACGACGAAAAACCAAGAATTCAGGACATTGTACTACGAGTCTTACAACTTCACCAtctccaccttctggtcgccgtTCCTCGTCAAGGCGAACCAGTCCGACGCCGACTACGGCAGCGGTCGGCTGTGGAATATCTACCTCGACGAGCCGGACGACGCCTGGCTGCCCGGCGTGGCGGGCGCCGACTACCTCGTCCTCTCGGGCGCGAACTGGTTCACGCGGCCGTCCCTGTTCTACGAGTCCGGCCGCCTCGTCGCCTGCCACTACTGCCTCGTCCCGGGCGTGCCGGACCTCACGCTGCGGCACTCGCAGCGGGTGGCGTTCCGCACGGTGCTGCGGGCGGTCACGAGCCACCCGGGCTTCAACGGGACGGCGATCGTGCGGACGGTGTCGCCGACGCACTTCGAGGGCGGGGAGTGGAACAAGGGCGGCGACTGCCGGCGGACGCGGCCGTACGCGGCGAACGAGACGCGCATGGCCGGGCTGAGCCTCGACTTCCACACGGCGCAGGTGGAGGAGTTCGCGCAGGCGGAGGAGGCGGCCaggaggagaggagggggaggcgcgAGGCTGGTGCTCATGGACACCACGGCGGCGATGCTGCTCCGGCCGGACGGCCACCCGAGCCGGTACGGGCACTGGGCGCACGAGAACGTGACCCTGTACAAGGACTGCGTGCACTGGTGCCTGCCGGGCCCGATCGACGCGTGGAACGAGATGCTGCTCCAGATGGTACTGCCCTGA